In Comamonadaceae bacterium OS-1, a single window of DNA contains:
- the sasA_10 gene encoding adaptive-response sensory-kinase SasA, translated as MMRFIQPRKDAAYRQELHGYLIFNSRAACLMTIVLVLAGLALDHIFYPQFAPEFLRLRVAACVVIGLVLLSYQCAWGRDHIKMLTYFWLCVPQAMVSWMIYKTNGEQSIYFVGLTFVLSGMAFFLPISFMEAVFFGTLTLAAYCVACVWRQGGIRDFHAFGGNALFMLFYAIIGIALAVYNERWRWLSFRLKKEIQLKNAALQHTNQALADIKGHMMQQEKMAALGTLAAGLLHEVNNPVNYSLMALNMSLMDPAVLKNADLQESLGDAKEGMQRVQSIVSDLKTFAYQQPGDASSSRIFLFEKALQSALRLTGFELKGIAVPVELPMDTHVRGDEPALIGVLINLLGNAALALHKAARANPRIEVRAVRQGDRLEVTVRDNGTGIQPEHLARVFEPFFTTRDVGKGLGLGLSVSYAIVQRHGGSLRVSSEPGAWTEFAFDLGLAHQNV; from the coding sequence ATGATGCGTTTCATACAGCCGCGCAAAGATGCTGCCTACCGGCAAGAGCTGCACGGCTACCTGATTTTCAACAGCCGGGCCGCCTGCCTGATGACCATCGTATTGGTGTTGGCCGGGCTGGCGCTGGACCATATTTTTTACCCCCAGTTCGCCCCGGAATTTTTGCGTTTGCGCGTCGCTGCCTGCGTGGTGATCGGGCTGGTGCTCTTGAGCTACCAGTGCGCCTGGGGCCGTGACCACATCAAGATGCTGACGTACTTCTGGCTATGCGTCCCCCAGGCCATGGTGTCCTGGATGATTTATAAAACCAACGGCGAGCAGTCGATCTACTTTGTCGGTCTGACCTTTGTGCTCAGCGGCATGGCCTTTTTCTTGCCGATCTCTTTCATGGAAGCGGTGTTTTTTGGTACCTTGACCTTGGCCGCTTACTGCGTGGCCTGTGTCTGGCGCCAGGGCGGTATCCGGGACTTTCATGCATTTGGGGGCAATGCCTTGTTCATGCTGTTCTACGCCATCATCGGTATTGCCTTGGCTGTCTACAACGAACGCTGGCGCTGGCTGTCGTTTCGGCTGAAAAAAGAAATCCAGCTGAAGAACGCGGCGCTGCAGCACACCAACCAGGCCCTGGCCGACATCAAGGGCCACATGATGCAGCAGGAAAAAATGGCCGCGCTGGGCACCCTGGCGGCGGGCTTGCTGCACGAGGTCAACAACCCGGTCAACTACAGCCTGATGGCCCTCAACATGTCGCTGATGGACCCTGCGGTGCTGAAAAACGCCGACCTGCAGGAAAGCCTGGGCGATGCCAAAGAGGGCATGCAGCGGGTGCAAAGCATCGTCTCCGACCTGAAGACCTTTGCCTACCAGCAGCCCGGCGATGCCAGTAGCAGCCGCATCTTCCTGTTTGAAAAAGCCCTGCAATCGGCGCTGCGCCTGACGGGGTTTGAGCTCAAAGGTATCGCTGTGCCGGTCGAGTTGCCCATGGACACCCACGTGCGCGGCGACGAGCCTGCGCTGATCGGCGTGCTCATCAACCTGCTGGGCAATGCCGCGCTGGCCTTGCACAAAGCCGCCCGAGCCAACCCGCGCATCGAGGTGCGGGCGGTGCGGCAGGGCGACCGGCTGGAGGTGACCGTGCGCGACAACGGTACCGGCATCCAGCCCGAGCACCTGGCCCGGGTGTTCGAGCCGTTTTTCACCACCCGCGACGTGGGCAAGGGCCTGGGCCTGGGCCTGAGCGTGAGCTATGCCATCGTGCAGCGCCACGGCGGTTCGCTGCGCGTCAGCAGCGAGCCCGGCGCGTGGACCGAATTTGCGTTTGACCTCGGACTGGCCCACCAAAATGTCTGA
- the rlmL gene encoding ribosomal RNA large subunit methyltransferase L, translated as MNQLQLFLPCAAGVEELLAEEVHAITGLQGEDLRSHRGGVLVRSSWRDAMRLNLHSRLAQRVLIELSSTPYRNEQDLYEAASNVAWEIWFTPKQSFKIEVTAQHSPLTSLNFAALKVKDAVADRFRFKTGVRPDVNVQWPDVRIYLHLTTEHATIYIDTSGDALFKRGWREDKGDAPLKETLAAAMIAASGWDGTTPFYDPCCGSGTIAIEAAQIACNIAPGSLRRFGFEKLLPFQPHVWSAIQDQAAEAEHEPQTQIFGSDVSFRMVDFATRNAERAGVTGVVEFRGGDALQRMPPAPSGVMLLNPPYGERIEVAGVAGRREAAQTDDGGSDFFPQLATHWKRNYAGWTGWILTPDLKLPGKMRLKESRRVPMWNGPIECRLFRFDMVAGSARRGADTDAK; from the coding sequence ATGAACCAACTCCAATTATTTTTACCCTGCGCCGCTGGCGTGGAAGAGCTGCTGGCCGAAGAAGTGCACGCGATTACCGGGCTGCAGGGCGAGGATTTGCGCTCGCACCGGGGCGGGGTGCTGGTGCGCTCGTCGTGGCGCGACGCGATGCGGCTCAATTTGCACAGCCGCCTGGCGCAGCGGGTGCTGATCGAGCTGTCCAGCACACCCTACCGCAACGAGCAAGACCTGTACGAAGCGGCGAGCAACGTGGCCTGGGAGATCTGGTTCACGCCCAAGCAAAGCTTCAAGATCGAAGTCACCGCGCAGCACAGCCCGCTGACCTCGCTGAACTTCGCCGCCCTGAAGGTCAAGGATGCCGTGGCCGACCGCTTCCGCTTCAAGACCGGTGTGCGCCCCGATGTGAACGTGCAGTGGCCCGATGTGCGCATCTACCTGCACCTGACCACCGAGCACGCCACCATCTACATTGACACCTCGGGCGACGCGCTGTTCAAGCGCGGCTGGCGCGAAGACAAGGGCGATGCCCCGCTCAAGGAAACCCTGGCCGCCGCCATGATTGCCGCCAGCGGCTGGGACGGCACCACGCCCTTCTACGACCCCTGCTGCGGCAGCGGCACCATCGCCATCGAGGCCGCGCAGATCGCCTGCAACATCGCGCCGGGCAGCCTGCGCCGCTTTGGTTTTGAGAAGCTGCTGCCGTTCCAGCCCCACGTGTGGTCGGCTATCCAGGACCAGGCGGCCGAGGCCGAGCACGAGCCACAGACGCAGATTTTCGGCAGCGATGTGTCCTTCCGGATGGTCGATTTCGCCACCCGCAACGCCGAGCGCGCCGGGGTCACGGGTGTGGTCGAGTTCCGTGGTGGCGATGCCTTGCAGCGCATGCCGCCCGCGCCCTCCGGCGTGATGCTGCTGAACCCGCCCTATGGCGAGCGGATCGAGGTGGCCGGTGTCGCCGGTCGCCGCGAAGCTGCACAGACCGATGATGGTGGTAGTGACTTCTTCCCCCAACTGGCCACCCACTGGAAGCGCAACTACGCAGGTTGGACCGGCTGGATCCTCACCCCCGACCTGAAGCTGCCCGGCAAGATGCGCCTGAAAGAGTCGCGCCGCGTGCCGATGTGGAACGGCCCCATCGAATGCCGTTTGTTCCGCTTCGACATGGTGGCCGGGTCGGCGCGGCGCGGTGCCGACACCGATGCCAAATAA
- the rcsC_26 gene encoding sensor histidine kinase RcsC has translation MNRSSKLLVLLTVVLALVYAAIAVFQYHQQETMSNVSRRSVSNVVWSMAQLEVEYHRLAGAVDRRLYAPESETDENLQLRYDLFYSRASILEMGEAFFLLQDKARLADVNWHVKSFLAAADPVFDHQVARAPTPDQLRMLQNKLAALYVPIRELSLESRQSGSAMMDRRTVEAQRQVATTRWLTIFQGLLTLGLVVALYLQYRKREAAAVLAQAQQLRLLEAGAKLETEAVQRAAQEDLFEITSALPLLVYRLQRFPDGRSCYTYVSDRAQEILGIPATAIMRMSNARTLDTTVHEDDLAGLVESSAASLRKMHAFSRDFRIRRPDGQVHWVHCASVPRALPDGSVLSTGYLQVIDGIKERENRLHEVMQQQQVIFDNIPSGLIFTADGQIRQCNVGFSAIVGLPVERLRGRNLGLLFPTPEEHDAFRSEARRVMDQGQRMVQEQDYRTADGRRFTGRLVGQRVVVREFADAAIWVLEDISERKHAEAELRRAKDLAEEANRFKTDFLANMSHEIRTPMNAIIGMSYLALKTELNPRQRDYVAKIRQSGQHLLGVINDILDFSKVEAGKLSIESLPFALDKLLENVANVVAEKAAAKGLELVCDVAPEVPQSLRGDPLRLGQVLINFANNAIKFTERGEISMAVRLQAGSDDSALLRFEVRDTGIGLTEEQIGRLFQSFQQADSSITRKYGGTGLGLAISKALAEAMGGSVGVQSSYGQGSCFWFTAQLGLGEAIQRPALADLDMRGKRVLVVDDNAHAALVLVDMLRSMGFEVASVDSGAKAVAAVRAAAAGGYPFDITMLDWQMPGMDGLQTAHAITALGLQPAPKPILVTAYGREEVVQGAQAAGIQDLLVKPVNASLLFNTMLAAMGRKRVPAEDAPDTQATARTMETLASRSGARILLVEDNEFNQQVACELLFEAGFVVEIADNGQRAIDMVGHSHQMEQLYDLVLMDMQMPVMDGISATRLLRQDPRNAALPIVAMTANAMHADRQRCLDAGMDGFVAKPIEPEELWQALAQWIAPRSGLGSARAAPVAALPVGAGAIVGGMASLRSIPGLDVDLGLRRILGKQALYQDFLYKFAAGQAGAVAEILYRLDQNDYAAAERTAHTLKGTAGNIGATALQASASELERAIYRQEPLADIQALATATTQLLAPLVAAITLLLPAPSAGLPAGSPETVDPEHAQALCEQLVHLLGDDDADAIELLHQHAAIFKQLLPGVFDSLQAAIAGYDFEAALDLLQRVR, from the coding sequence ATGAACCGCAGCAGCAAACTTCTGGTCCTATTGACGGTGGTCTTGGCGCTCGTGTATGCGGCGATTGCCGTATTCCAGTACCACCAGCAAGAGACCATGAGCAACGTCAGCCGCCGCAGCGTCAGCAATGTGGTGTGGAGCATGGCGCAGCTGGAGGTGGAATACCACCGCTTGGCCGGTGCGGTGGACCGCCGCCTGTACGCGCCCGAGAGCGAGACCGACGAAAACCTGCAGTTGCGTTACGACCTGTTTTATAGCCGGGCGAGCATCCTGGAGATGGGCGAGGCATTTTTTCTGCTGCAGGACAAGGCCCGGTTGGCGGATGTCAACTGGCATGTCAAGTCGTTTTTGGCGGCGGCCGATCCGGTGTTCGATCACCAGGTGGCCCGTGCGCCCACCCCGGACCAGTTGCGGATGCTGCAGAACAAATTGGCGGCGCTGTACGTGCCGATCCGCGAGCTGTCGCTGGAGTCGCGCCAATCCGGGTCGGCCATGATGGACCGGCGCACGGTCGAGGCCCAGCGCCAGGTGGCCACCACCCGCTGGTTGACCATTTTCCAGGGCCTGCTGACCCTGGGCCTGGTGGTGGCCTTGTACCTGCAATACCGCAAGCGCGAGGCCGCCGCGGTGCTGGCCCAGGCCCAGCAGCTGCGCCTGCTGGAGGCCGGTGCCAAACTGGAGACCGAGGCGGTGCAGCGTGCGGCGCAAGAGGATTTGTTCGAGATCACCTCGGCCCTGCCGTTGCTGGTGTACCGGCTGCAGCGCTTTCCCGATGGCCGCAGCTGCTACACCTACGTCAGCGACCGGGCGCAGGAAATCCTGGGGATTCCGGCGACTGCCATCATGCGCATGAGCAATGCGCGGACCCTGGATACCACCGTGCACGAGGACGATCTGGCGGGGCTGGTCGAATCCTCGGCGGCGTCGCTGCGCAAAATGCACGCGTTTTCGCGCGACTTCCGCATCCGCCGCCCCGACGGCCAGGTGCACTGGGTGCACTGCGCGTCGGTGCCGCGGGCGCTGCCCGATGGCTCGGTGCTGTCTACCGGCTACCTGCAGGTGATCGATGGCATCAAGGAGCGCGAGAACCGCCTGCACGAGGTGATGCAGCAGCAGCAGGTGATTTTTGACAATATTCCGTCCGGCCTGATCTTCACCGCCGACGGGCAGATCCGCCAGTGCAACGTCGGCTTTTCGGCCATCGTCGGTTTGCCGGTGGAGCGCTTGCGCGGCCGCAACCTGGGCCTGCTGTTTCCCACACCCGAGGAGCACGATGCGTTCCGGAGCGAAGCCCGGCGGGTGATGGACCAGGGGCAGCGCATGGTGCAGGAGCAGGACTATCGGACGGCCGACGGGCGGCGCTTTACCGGGCGCCTGGTGGGCCAGCGGGTGGTGGTGCGGGAGTTTGCCGACGCCGCCATCTGGGTGCTGGAAGACATCAGCGAGCGCAAACACGCCGAAGCCGAACTGCGCCGGGCCAAAGACCTGGCCGAAGAAGCCAACCGCTTCAAAACCGACTTCCTGGCCAACATGAGCCACGAAATCCGCACCCCCATGAACGCCATCATCGGCATGTCCTACCTGGCCCTCAAAACCGAGCTCAACCCGCGCCAGCGCGACTACGTGGCCAAGATCCGCCAGTCCGGCCAGCACCTGCTGGGCGTGATCAACGACATCCTGGACTTCTCCAAGGTCGAAGCCGGCAAGCTGTCCATCGAAAGCCTGCCCTTCGCGCTGGACAAACTGCTGGAAAACGTGGCCAACGTGGTCGCCGAGAAAGCCGCCGCCAAAGGCCTGGAGCTGGTCTGCGACGTGGCCCCCGAAGTCCCGCAAAGCCTGCGCGGCGACCCGCTGCGCCTGGGCCAGGTTCTCATCAACTTCGCCAACAACGCCATCAAATTCACCGAACGCGGCGAAATCAGCATGGCCGTGCGCCTGCAGGCGGGCTCCGACGACAGCGCCCTGCTGCGCTTTGAAGTGCGCGACACCGGCATCGGCCTGACCGAAGAACAAATCGGCCGCCTGTTCCAAAGCTTCCAACAGGCCGACAGCTCCATCACCCGCAAATACGGCGGCACCGGGCTGGGCCTGGCCATCAGCAAAGCCCTGGCCGAAGCCATGGGCGGCAGCGTGGGGGTGCAAAGCAGCTACGGCCAAGGCTCCTGCTTCTGGTTCACCGCGCAGCTCGGCCTGGGCGAGGCCATCCAGCGCCCGGCCCTGGCCGACCTGGACATGCGGGGCAAGCGCGTGCTGGTGGTGGACGACAACGCCCACGCCGCCCTGGTGCTGGTCGACATGCTGCGCAGCATGGGCTTTGAAGTGGCCTCGGTCGATTCAGGGGCCAAAGCCGTGGCGGCGGTGCGCGCCGCCGCCGCCGGGGGCTACCCGTTTGACATCACCATGCTGGACTGGCAGATGCCGGGCATGGACGGTCTGCAGACCGCGCACGCCATCACCGCGCTGGGGCTGCAGCCCGCGCCGAAGCCGATCCTGGTGACGGCGTACGGGCGCGAAGAAGTGGTGCAGGGGGCGCAGGCCGCGGGCATTCAGGATCTGCTGGTCAAGCCGGTGAACGCCTCGCTGCTGTTCAACACCATGCTGGCGGCGATGGGGCGCAAGCGCGTGCCAGCCGAAGACGCGCCCGATACCCAGGCTACCGCCCGGACCATGGAGACCCTGGCCTCGCGCAGCGGTGCCCGCATCCTGCTGGTAGAAGACAACGAATTCAACCAGCAAGTCGCGTGTGAGCTGCTGTTTGAGGCCGGCTTTGTGGTCGAAATAGCCGACAACGGCCAACGCGCCATCGACATGGTGGGCCACAGCCACCAGATGGAGCAGCTCTACGACCTGGTGCTGATGGACATGCAAATGCCGGTGATGGACGGTATCAGCGCCACCCGCCTGCTGCGCCAGGACCCGCGCAACGCCGCGCTGCCAATTGTGGCCATGACCGCCAACGCCATGCATGCTGACCGCCAGCGCTGCCTGGATGCGGGCATGGACGGCTTCGTCGCCAAACCCATCGAACCCGAGGAGTTGTGGCAGGCCCTGGCCCAGTGGATCGCGCCGCGCAGTGGCCTGGGCAGCGCGCGGGCGGCACCGGTGGCCGCGCTGCCGGTGGGGGCGGGTGCCATCGTGGGGGGCATGGCCAGCCTGCGCAGTATTCCTGGTCTGGATGTTGACTTGGGGCTGCGCCGCATCCTCGGCAAACAGGCGCTGTACCAGGATTTTCTGTACAAATTTGCCGCCGGGCAGGCTGGTGCCGTGGCTGAAATTCTGTACCGCCTGGACCAGAACGACTACGCCGCCGCCGAGCGCACGGCCCACACGCTCAAAGGCACAGCGGGCAACATCGGTGCCACGGCATTGCAGGCCAGCGCCTCCGAACTGGAGCGCGCAATTTACCGGCAAGAACCGTTGGCTGACATCCAGGCCCTGGCCACCGCCACCACCCAGCTGCTGGCCCCCCTGGTTGCCGCCATCACCCTGCTGCTGCCCGCGCCGTCCGCAGGTTTGCCAGCCGGTAGCCCCGAGACGGTGGACCCCGAGCATGCCCAGGCGCTGTGCGAGCAGCTGGTCCATTTGTTGGGCGACGACGATGCCGACGCCATCGAGCTGCTGCACCAGCACGCCGCCATTTTCAAACAGTTACTGCCGGGCGTGTTCGACAGCCTCCAGGCCGCCATTGCAGGCTACGACTTTGAAGCCGCGCTGGATTTACTGCAGCGGGTGCGGTAA
- the pncC gene encoding nicotinamide-nucleotide amidohydrolase PncC translates to MLTLPALVADLMLEKKWFLATAESCTGGMIAAACTDLAGSSTWFERGFVTYSNAAKTEMLGVDAALIARHGAVSEAVARAMAAGALAHSHAQAAVAVTGVAGPSGGSADKPVGTVWFGFAVAGQVTAECRHFPGDRAAVRAATVQHALGRLVELLGQRPIPQPSPRLSPGG, encoded by the coding sequence ATGCTTACCCTACCAGCGCTAGTGGCCGATTTGATGCTTGAAAAGAAGTGGTTTCTGGCTACCGCCGAAAGTTGCACCGGCGGCATGATCGCCGCGGCCTGCACCGATCTGGCGGGGTCGAGTACCTGGTTTGAACGTGGCTTCGTCACCTATTCCAACGCCGCCAAAACCGAGATGCTGGGGGTGGATGCCGCGCTGATCGCCCGGCACGGCGCGGTCAGTGAAGCCGTGGCAAGGGCCATGGCGGCGGGGGCGCTGGCCCATTCGCACGCCCAGGCGGCAGTGGCGGTGACCGGCGTGGCCGGGCCCAGCGGCGGCAGTGCCGACAAGCCGGTGGGTACGGTGTGGTTCGGCTTTGCTGTGGCCGGACAGGTGACCGCGGAGTGCCGACACTTTCCCGGCGACCGGGCCGCCGTGCGGGCGGCTACGGTGCAGCATGCGCTGGGGCGGCTGGTGGAGCTGCTAGGCCAGCGGCCTATTCCACAGCCTAGTCCGCGTCTGTCGCCAGGCGGCTGA
- the cadA_3 gene encoding cadmium-transporting ATPase yields MSDHTHHHEHSHAHGHDHGEAACCDSHAEPVLAPLGVPVTGGGGVQTPIRILQMDCPTEEALLRGKLGGMAGVTGLEFNLMQRVLTVTHIPEALEPILAAVRSLGYTPELAQGSAPPAPEPAKPWSPLVVAGVAAIASEAAHFAALPAWVPALLALMAIATCGLTTYKKGWVALRNRNLNINALMSIAVTGALLLGQWPEAAMVMVLFTLAERIEAMSLDRARNAIQGLLQLAPERATVQQADGSWLAVDAKTVPLQARVRIQPGERLALDGTITDGRSTIDQAAITGESLPVEKATGDSVFAGTVNAAGSFEYVVTALAGNSTLARIIHAVEAAQGARAPTQRFVDRFAKVYTPIVFALAVLVAVLPPLLAGGDWFAWVYKALVLLVIACPCALVISTPVTIVSGLAAAARLGILVKGGVFLEQGRKLAWLALDKTGTLTHGEPVQTDLAVLDGSTQPEARSIAASLASRSDHPVSRAVADAAQRDGIALLEVANFEALPGRGTQGDIHDQRYLLGNHRLIHEQGLCSDALETRLSALETQGKSVVLLAHEKQVVALFAVADTVRDSSRQAVQELQALGIQTVMLTGDNPHTAQAIATQVGITEAHGDLLPEDKLKFIEDKIGQGVAVGMVGDGINDAPALARADIGFAMGAAGSGTAIETADVALMDDDLRKLPRFIRLSRATHTLLVQNILLALGIKAVFLVLTLMGSGTMWMAVFADVGASLLVVGNGLRLLRFK; encoded by the coding sequence ATGTCCGACCACACCCACCACCACGAACACTCGCACGCCCATGGCCATGACCATGGCGAGGCAGCCTGTTGCGACAGCCACGCCGAGCCGGTGTTGGCCCCGCTGGGCGTACCGGTTACCGGCGGTGGTGGCGTGCAAACCCCCATCCGCATCCTGCAGATGGACTGCCCCACCGAGGAAGCGCTGCTGCGCGGCAAGCTGGGCGGCATGGCCGGGGTGACGGGGCTGGAATTCAACCTGATGCAGCGCGTGCTGACCGTCACGCACATCCCCGAGGCACTCGAACCCATCCTGGCCGCCGTGCGCTCGCTGGGCTACACGCCCGAGTTGGCCCAGGGCAGCGCGCCCCCCGCGCCCGAGCCCGCCAAACCCTGGTCACCGTTGGTCGTGGCCGGGGTGGCGGCCATCGCCTCCGAAGCCGCCCACTTCGCCGCCCTGCCCGCCTGGGTGCCCGCCCTGCTGGCACTGATGGCCATTGCCACTTGCGGCCTGACCACCTACAAAAAGGGCTGGGTCGCGCTGCGCAACCGCAACCTGAACATCAATGCGCTGATGAGCATCGCCGTGACCGGCGCGCTGCTGCTGGGCCAATGGCCCGAAGCCGCCATGGTGATGGTGCTGTTCACCCTGGCCGAGCGCATCGAGGCGATGTCGCTGGACCGCGCCCGCAACGCCATCCAGGGCCTGCTGCAACTGGCCCCCGAGCGCGCCACCGTGCAGCAGGCCGATGGCAGCTGGCTCGCGGTAGATGCCAAAACCGTGCCGCTGCAGGCCCGCGTGCGCATCCAGCCCGGCGAGCGCCTGGCGCTAGACGGCACCATCACCGATGGCCGCTCCACCATTGACCAGGCCGCCATCACCGGTGAGAGCCTGCCGGTGGAAAAAGCCACAGGCGACAGCGTGTTTGCGGGCACGGTCAACGCCGCCGGTTCGTTTGAGTACGTGGTGACCGCGCTGGCAGGCAACAGCACGCTGGCCCGCATCATCCACGCGGTGGAAGCCGCCCAGGGTGCCCGCGCGCCCACCCAGCGCTTCGTGGACCGGTTTGCCAAGGTCTACACCCCTATCGTCTTCGCCCTCGCGGTGCTGGTGGCCGTGCTGCCACCGCTGCTGGCGGGTGGCGACTGGTTTGCCTGGGTCTACAAGGCGCTGGTGCTGCTGGTGATTGCCTGCCCCTGCGCGCTGGTGATCTCCACCCCGGTGACCATCGTCAGCGGCCTGGCCGCAGCGGCGCGGCTGGGCATCCTGGTCAAGGGTGGCGTGTTCCTGGAGCAGGGCCGCAAGCTCGCCTGGCTGGCGCTGGACAAAACCGGCACGCTGACCCACGGAGAACCGGTGCAAACCGACTTGGCCGTGCTGGACGGCAGCACACAGCCCGAGGCACGCAGCATCGCCGCCAGCCTGGCCAGCCGCTCCGACCACCCGGTCTCCCGCGCCGTGGCCGATGCGGCGCAGCGCGACGGCATTGCCTTGTTGGAAGTGGCCAACTTCGAAGCCCTGCCGGGCCGCGGCACCCAGGGCGACATCCACGACCAGCGCTACCTGCTGGGCAACCACCGCCTCATCCACGAGCAAGGTCTGTGCTCCGACGCGCTGGAGACCCGCCTGTCCGCCCTGGAAACCCAGGGCAAGAGCGTGGTGCTGCTGGCACATGAAAAGCAGGTCGTCGCCCTGTTCGCCGTGGCCGATACCGTCCGCGACAGCAGCCGCCAGGCCGTCCAGGAACTGCAGGCGCTGGGCATCCAGACCGTGATGCTCACCGGCGACAACCCCCACACCGCCCAGGCCATCGCCACCCAGGTCGGCATCACCGAGGCCCATGGCGACCTGCTGCCGGAGGACAAGCTGAAGTTCATCGAGGACAAGATCGGCCAGGGCGTGGCGGTAGGCATGGTGGGCGACGGCATCAACGACGCGCCCGCCCTGGCCCGTGCCGACATCGGCTTCGCCATGGGCGCAGCGGGCAGCGGTACCGCCATCGAGACGGCAGACGTGGCCCTGATGGACGACGACCTGCGCAAGCTGCCCCGCTTCATCCGGCTGTCCCGCGCCACCCACACGCTGCTGGTGCAAAACATCTTGTTGGCGCTGGGCATCAAGGCGGTTTTTCTGGTGCTGACGCTGATGGGCAGCGGCACCATGTGGATGGCCGTGTTTGCCGACGTGGGAGCGAGTTTGCTGGTGGTGGGAAACGGCCTGCGCCTGCTACGGTTTAAATAG
- the pgpA gene encoding phosphatidylglycerophosphatase A gives MSAPPIIDRMESPLPRPSIRRPTVRFLLSHPAHFIALGFGSGLSPVAPGTAGTLWAWLAFLVVQPLLTQGQMAWLLVAGFFVGWWACTVCARDMNVADPGAIVWDEIIAFWLVLWLVMPTGLVGQLVAFGLFRYFDAAKPGPVAWADQAFKGLNARGGFGIIFDDLVAAFCTLLVIALWRFL, from the coding sequence ATGTCCGCGCCCCCGATAATCGACCGGATGGAATCCCCTTTGCCCCGCCCCTCGATCCGCCGCCCCACGGTGCGTTTTTTGCTGTCGCACCCGGCCCATTTCATCGCCCTGGGTTTTGGCTCGGGCCTGAGCCCGGTGGCACCGGGTACCGCAGGCACGCTGTGGGCTTGGCTGGCATTTCTCGTAGTCCAGCCGCTGCTGACGCAGGGGCAGATGGCTTGGCTGTTGGTGGCCGGGTTTTTCGTCGGCTGGTGGGCCTGCACGGTGTGCGCGCGCGATATGAACGTGGCCGACCCGGGGGCGATTGTGTGGGACGAGATCATCGCGTTCTGGCTGGTGCTGTGGCTGGTGATGCCCACGGGCCTGGTCGGGCAGTTGGTGGCGTTTGGGCTGTTCCGCTACTTTGACGCGGCCAAGCCGGGGCCGGTGGCCTGGGCCGACCAGGCGTTCAAGGGGCTGAACGCGCGCGGCGGCTTTGGCATTATTTTTGACGACCTGGTGGCGGCGTTTTGCACGCTACTGGTGATCGCCCTGTGGCGGTTTTTGTAG
- the merR1_2 gene encoding mercuric resistance operon regulatory protein produces the protein MKIGELAQVAQCSVETVRYYEKEGLLPAPARTTGNFRVYGPAHLERLRLIRNCRALDMSHAEIHSLLALADGPADDCRAVNAVFDQHIAHVDERIRELAQLKLQLSALRERCGSEQAVDACGILQGLAAMEVEASPARHTHLG, from the coding sequence ATGAAGATTGGTGAATTGGCGCAGGTGGCGCAATGCTCCGTGGAGACGGTGCGCTACTACGAGAAAGAAGGCCTGCTGCCTGCGCCTGCGCGCACGACGGGCAATTTCCGGGTGTACGGCCCGGCGCACCTGGAGCGGCTGCGCCTGATCCGCAACTGCCGCGCGCTGGACATGAGCCACGCGGAAATCCATTCCCTGCTGGCGCTGGCCGATGGACCGGCGGACGATTGCCGCGCGGTCAATGCGGTGTTTGACCAGCACATCGCCCACGTGGACGAGCGCATCCGCGAACTGGCGCAGTTGAAGCTGCAGTTGAGCGCCCTGCGCGAGCGCTGCGGATCGGAGCAGGCGGTGGATGCCTGCGGCATCTTGCAAGGCCTGGCGGCGATGGAGGTAGAGGCTTCGCCCGCACGCCACACCCATTTGGGCTGA